The Neptunomonas concharum genomic interval CTACCTATCAGCCTTTCTAATAGTACTATTCACGGCAACGGCTAACGCAGAGCCTATCCAACCCCCTTATCAAGGCGCTATTGAAGCGACTGAAGCTGATGAGATACTTCGTCGGTTAGATAAAAACAGGGATGGCCGCTTAGGCTATATGGAAGCCATGATTGAGGTAGAGATTGCTGATAAATTTATCGAGCGTGACACAAACCGTGATGGTTTTTTAAGTAAAGAGGAGTTAACTATTACTAAACAGATGAGTACTAATCGGCTAAAAGTCATGCTGACACTCTCATCACTACAACACATCTGATAAGATCTATTTAAACCATTTCCCTAGCGAGCCAGACCCGGCTCGCTTAAACTAAAGTACATAACACTGCCCGCTCACTTAACAGAGTATCCTGCGCATGATGCCAGCCCCAAAGTCGTGGCGACCTAACTCACTGAGGCACTTAGTTTTTATCGCCTTTACACTGATTATCACACCCATTGGCTTCATGCTGTATAAAACCAGTATCGTACTTGAGCAGCAATTACAGCAGAGCTACAACCAAACCCAAACAGCTTTGGAGCTAAACCAGCAAAACAATACTCTCGAGAGACTAGCGGAGGACATTGTCAGATCTGCCAGCCAATACCGCATTGTAAAACAGGAAGCGATCGCAACCCGATTGCTTGAGCAGGTTGAAGCTTACCAAAACCAACTTGCGGTACAGATGTTTATCAGTGAGCAAAATACTCAAAAGGCTAAGTTGATATCCATTATTAGTCAGTTACGAGAAACACCGTTGAGTGAAGAGATCAATACCCTCCCCATGTTGACCCGGGAACTTGCTGAAACCAGCCATCAAAAGATGATTGGCGAACTGCAAAGTCTGCAGAAACAAGCAGGGGAAACCCGACAAGCACTGTGGCTGCAAACAGCACTTCTTGTCATGACAACATTAGGGCTAATGCTGTTTTTCTCATCGGTCATCACCCGCCCTATCGCTGAACTAATTCGACGTATTAAATCAATTGGCCGCAGAGAACAGCTAACCTATCAAACACTGCGAGGCCCAGGTGAAATAGTTGAGCTGGATAAGCAATTGCTGTGGCTTGATAACCATCTATCTGAACTTGAGCAGCACAAAGGGCTCTTTATTCAACATATTTCTCATGAATTAAAAACTCCCTTGACCACCTTAAGAGAAGGAGCAGACCTACTGGCAGAAGAGGTTCCTGGTCCTTTGAACGATCGCCAGCATCATGTTGTTGGGCTGCTACAAAGCAGTAGTATTAATTTGCAAAAGCTAATAGAGCAACTATTAGATTACAACCGGTTACAACAACCCAACGTCTTAAAACCTCAGCGCGTGGACTTGAAAAAGCTCATTAGCGAAGCCATTGGCCCACTACAACTTGTGATCTCTGAAAAAGAGATCAATCTTAAATTGCCTGATAAATACCCTGTGATAGAACAGGATATTGATATGTTAAAACGAGTCATCAACAATCTTATCTCAAATGCGATTTATTACACGGATAAATCTGGATTTATTACCGTTGCAACCCAGTCCCAAGGAAGGAGCTTAATCGTGGATGTAGAAAATAGCGGCACCCCTATCTCAGCAGAAGATGCAGAACGTATTTTTGAACCCTTCTATCAAGGTGGTAAAAAACGACAAGGGCCGCTAAAAGGAACAGGCATTGGCTTGAGCATTGCTCATGAAGCAACCAAAGCAATGCATGGTAAACTGACGTTGTTAACTAATAAGGAAGGGCATATCGTATTTCGCCTGACACTTCCATTGGAACTCAAATGACTCGTCTAATACCTACTAGCTTACTCGTATGCACACTGCTCATCAGTAGTGGATGCCAAACATTGGAATCGCTAACAGCGCTCGACAGCCATCAACAACCTAACTGCCTTCTTCCAGCCTCCCTGCTAAAAGATCTGGTTGAAGAAGAGCAACGTTTTTTGACATCAGACAACACTTTAAGAAAGCAGATGTTGCAAGATGTTAAAGATAAGCCAGCGCGGCTGGTTAACCTGCTAAGTTCAATTACCACAGATCGTAGCGCTAAAGAGCAAGCGTTAAGTATATATGCACAGTTGCCTCTATTACCCAACCAAAGTTGTAGTAGCGATCGCTATCTTTATCTAAGGTTCAGGCAAGCTCAGGCAAACTTACAGATGCTCGACGAATTAGCTGCGCTCAACCGACAGTTAAATGCTGCAAACACAACCATCAGTGAGCAGCAACAACAGATTGACGCACTTACTCAGCTTGAGCAGGCAATTACCCGTCAACGTGAGGAACACTGAGTAATGACACAACAATCCCGAATTCTTCTGGTCGATGATGATGATGGCGTCCTGTCTTTACTATCGATGCGCTTGGAAGCCTCTGGCTACCAAGTACTGACGGCTACAAGCGGCCCTGAAGCTTTAAGGATTCTCCCAACAGAACCCGTCGATTTGGTCATTAGTGATCTCTGCATGGACGAAATGAGTGGCTTGGTTCTTTTTAAGCATATTCAGCAAAACTGGCCAGCGCTCCCAGTGATTATCATTACTGCCCACGGCTCTATCTCCGAAGCTGTCACGGCAACTCAGCAAGGCATTTTCGGTTTCTTAACCAAACCTATCGACAAAGTGCAATTGCTGGATACAGTAAAAGCCGCACTTGTCTCTGCCGAAAAGCGTCGCGATACCCAATGGCGCGACAATATCATTACGAAAAGCCCTGCAATGCTGCACGTTCTGGATCAAGCCCATCGAGTCGCTGAGTCGGATGTCAGCGTCCTTATTACCGGGCCAAGTGGTAGTGGTAAAGAACTGATGGCTAAAGCGATCCATCAGGCAAGCTCCCGTTCAAAAGGTAAGTTCGTGGCAATTAATTGTGGCGCACTACCCGAGCAACTGCTCGAATCAGAACTTTTTGGCCATACAAAAGGGGCATTTACTGGTGCAATTGCAAATCACCAAGGTTTATTCCTGTCAGCACAAGGTGGAACCTTATTTTTAGATGAGATTGGCGATATGCCAATGGCGTTACAGGTTAAGCTGTTACGGGTCATCCAAGAACGCCTTGTTCGCCCGGTTGGTTCTGTTGAAAGCCAGCCTATTGATGTGCGTATTATTTCCGCGACTCACCGTAACCTTGAACAGGCGATGCTCAGCGAAGACTTCCGTGAAGACCTTTATTATCGCTTAAATGTTGTCAATATCGACTTGCCCGCTCTGCGTGAAAGACCTGAAGATATTCCTGTTTTGGCTAGACACTTCTTAGCAAAAGCAGCTGAACAACATAATCGCAAAGTACGTAATATTTCTCCTGGTGCATTACACTTGTTGGCGCAGGCTGCATGGCCGGGCAATGTCCGTCAGTTACAAAATGTGATAGAGAAAGTTGTCGCACTTAGCACCAGCCCTGTCATCTCTGAAGGCTTGATCTCCAATGCCCTATCAAATCAGGAATTGGTCATCCCATCTTTCAGCGAAGCACGCGCCGACTTTGAAAAACGCTACCTGATAAAGCTGATGCAAGTCACAGAGGGGAACGTAACTCATGCTGCACGCATCGCTCAGAGAAATCGCACTGATTTCTATAAACTACTCAATCGCCATAATATTGAAGCAGCAGAATATAAACCCAAAACAAAAGTAAAAGAAGCGCCCCCTACAGAGCTCAAACTACGCGCATAGTGCCAAGATTTATCGCCCAATAGGTGCAAAAATCGCAGATGTCAGTTGCTGCAGATCAGCCGCTGACATCTCTATCTCCAACCCTCTTCTACCCGCGCTCATATAGAGAGTCGGATAAGCTAAAGCGGTCTCATCAACCACTGTCGGCAAGCGCCTTTTCTGTCCTAAAGGACTAATTCCACCGACAATATAGCCACTGCTTCGCTCTGCCGCTGCTGGATCTGCCATCAACACCTTTTTAACTTTTAACGCAGCAGCTATCGCTTTTAAGTTAAGCTGCCCCGACACGGGTACCACACCAACTGCCAGCCGTTTTTGGTCTCCCTCTAAGGCAACCATTAGTGTTTTAAATACGCGCCCAGGATCTTGATTTAACAACCTAGCGGCTTCTTCACCATAAGAGGTACTCTCTGCATGGTGTTCATATTCATGCAGCTTATAGGCAATCCCTGCTTTTTTGGCGGCTTGTACTGCGGGTGTCATGATATTTAATCGCCTCTATTAGATTCTCGTAAAGGTGTTAACAAGCTTTCTAAGCCGTTTAATTTAATTTCATAGAGCGTTTTCAGCAATGCTCCCAACTCACCATTTGGATACCCTTTCTTCTCAAACCAACAGATGTAAGGTTCGGGAAGGTCCACCAATATACGGCCGGCATATTTGCCAAACGGCATCTTCATCGTTGCGATTTTTTTTAGCTGCTGAGGTTGTAATTCATTCATGAATTTATCGTTGTTTTCCCTTTGCAAATGGATAAAATACCGCTGCTATTTTGAATGATAACAAAGATGATGAAACACTCCGAAAAGTGGATCAGTAAAGCAATGGCTTTGCTAGCACAAGGTAAGCTTGGACAGGCAAAAGCGATCGCCACTAAGATTTTAAAAGAGTCTCCCAAGCATTACCAAGCTAACCTGCTTCTGGGAGTCATTTACCTAAAACTAGGTGATAATGAACAAGCTATTCCTCTCCTTCAAGTTGCCGTGCAGACAGCTAGGACAGCTACTGAAAAGGTGCAAGCCCTTAATAATCTGTCGTTACCCCTAAGTAGTACGAATCGCCTTGATGATGCGCTACAAGCAATCAATGAAGCTATTGCTATAAAACCAACTCAAGCCATTTTTTATTGCAACCGAGCCAACCTACACGAGAAATTACAAAACTGGCACGCAATGCAAGAAGATTTACAGCAAGCACTTTCCATAGATGCAGAGATTGAAGAAGCCATCATTAGCTTGTCTGTGTGCCTAAGAAAACAAAAGCGACTCAACGAAGCCCTCAATCTACTTGATGCTCACCCGTTGCATGAGCCTGACTGGCACAATGAGTGGGTGCTACTTTGCTGTCTTACCGGTAACGCCCAAAGAGCACTAGACTGGATATCACAACAACCCTCAACCAAACAAGAGTTACTCATTGGCATCGCCGACTATGCAGCAGAGCAAGGCGATCTTGGCATTGCCTGCCAACTTTATGAAGCGCTACTAAAACGTTGGCCTGATAACCAACGCCTACTGCACCCTTACCATTCGTTGGCTGGCATACCTTCAGATCGTGCACCTAGGGAGTATGTTACTTCACTCTATAACCAACACGCCGAACAGTTTAATCAGCGATTATTAGATACTCTGGGGTATCGTGTACCTGAACGCTTAGCCACCCGTTTGGCGAGTTTCTTACCCTCCTCCCCTATTCATGTACTCGACTTAGGCTGCGGAACAGGCCTTGCTGGGCAAGAATTGGGTATCCATGCTCAACTAAAAAGCCTGATAGGTGTCGATCTTTCTGAACAAATGCTCAAGCAAGCTGAACTGACTGGGGTTTATTCCCACTTGGTTCAAGAGGATATATTCGACTATTTACACACTCGTCCAAAAGTTGATCTCATCTTAGCCACAGATGTATTGATCTACATCGGAGCGCTTTCTCCCCTCTTTAAACAGGTCAGCCACTGCCTAACCCAACAGGGTATATTCGCTTTTAGCACCGAAGCCTGCGACAACGACTGGCAACTAACACCCAGCGGTCGTTTCCAGCATAGCCTGTCACATGTGCTCACACTGGCAAAAGCGCATCATTTTCAACTATTGCATCACGAGCCCTGTGTTATTAGAAGCGAGCATGATCAACCTGTTCACGGCGAAATCTATATTTTTAAAACCATTTGAAAATATCATGGGCAAAAAATACAACAACTTCAAAAGCGATTAGCCAGATAATAATCCATTCTAGCGTCGCCGAGTGACTATGATTATGCTCTTCCGCCAGCATCTCTAAAATGCCATGAATAACTTCTAAGCGCTTATTCAACACATCGATTCGTCGCTTTACATCCAGATAGTTTGAACTCATGGTGTAGCGATCTTCTAGCTCAGGAAACTCCCAAAAAAACTCGGGTGTATCCAGCAAATCGAACTTTAAATTAATATCCGATTGCGCTACGAATAAACGGCCTCTTAACTGAGCAATTTCCCTTCGACTCAAGCCACTGACACCATGATCAGCGATACGCTTTGGAATATGGTAAGTATCAGAGATCGTTTGCTCAGCCCGCTGCTCAAACTCATCCAATTTGACCGATTGCGCTAATCCAAATGAAAACGCTAGCTTTTCAAGATCA includes:
- a CDS encoding sensor histidine kinase, which encodes MMPAPKSWRPNSLRHLVFIAFTLIITPIGFMLYKTSIVLEQQLQQSYNQTQTALELNQQNNTLERLAEDIVRSASQYRIVKQEAIATRLLEQVEAYQNQLAVQMFISEQNTQKAKLISIISQLRETPLSEEINTLPMLTRELAETSHQKMIGELQSLQKQAGETRQALWLQTALLVMTTLGLMLFFSSVITRPIAELIRRIKSIGRREQLTYQTLRGPGEIVELDKQLLWLDNHLSELEQHKGLFIQHISHELKTPLTTLREGADLLAEEVPGPLNDRQHHVVGLLQSSSINLQKLIEQLLDYNRLQQPNVLKPQRVDLKKLISEAIGPLQLVISEKEINLKLPDKYPVIEQDIDMLKRVINNLISNAIYYTDKSGFITVATQSQGRSLIVDVENSGTPISAEDAERIFEPFYQGGKKRQGPLKGTGIGLSIAHEATKAMHGKLTLLTNKEGHIVFRLTLPLELK
- a CDS encoding sigma 54-interacting transcriptional regulator produces the protein MTQQSRILLVDDDDGVLSLLSMRLEASGYQVLTATSGPEALRILPTEPVDLVISDLCMDEMSGLVLFKHIQQNWPALPVIIITAHGSISEAVTATQQGIFGFLTKPIDKVQLLDTVKAALVSAEKRRDTQWRDNIITKSPAMLHVLDQAHRVAESDVSVLITGPSGSGKELMAKAIHQASSRSKGKFVAINCGALPEQLLESELFGHTKGAFTGAIANHQGLFLSAQGGTLFLDEIGDMPMALQVKLLRVIQERLVRPVGSVESQPIDVRIISATHRNLEQAMLSEDFREDLYYRLNVVNIDLPALRERPEDIPVLARHFLAKAAEQHNRKVRNISPGALHLLAQAAWPGNVRQLQNVIEKVVALSTSPVISEGLISNALSNQELVIPSFSEARADFEKRYLIKLMQVTEGNVTHAARIAQRNRTDFYKLLNRHNIEAAEYKPKTKVKEAPPTELKLRA
- the ybaK gene encoding Cys-tRNA(Pro) deacylase, whose product is MTPAVQAAKKAGIAYKLHEYEHHAESTSYGEEAARLLNQDPGRVFKTLMVALEGDQKRLAVGVVPVSGQLNLKAIAAALKVKKVLMADPAAAERSSGYIVGGISPLGQKRRLPTVVDETALAYPTLYMSAGRRGLEIEMSAADLQQLTSAIFAPIGR
- a CDS encoding DUF3820 family protein, translated to MNELQPQQLKKIATMKMPFGKYAGRILVDLPEPYICWFEKKGYPNGELGALLKTLYEIKLNGLESLLTPLRESNRGD
- a CDS encoding tetratricopeptide repeat protein, coding for MMKHSEKWISKAMALLAQGKLGQAKAIATKILKESPKHYQANLLLGVIYLKLGDNEQAIPLLQVAVQTARTATEKVQALNNLSLPLSSTNRLDDALQAINEAIAIKPTQAIFYCNRANLHEKLQNWHAMQEDLQQALSIDAEIEEAIISLSVCLRKQKRLNEALNLLDAHPLHEPDWHNEWVLLCCLTGNAQRALDWISQQPSTKQELLIGIADYAAEQGDLGIACQLYEALLKRWPDNQRLLHPYHSLAGIPSDRAPREYVTSLYNQHAEQFNQRLLDTLGYRVPERLATRLASFLPSSPIHVLDLGCGTGLAGQELGIHAQLKSLIGVDLSEQMLKQAELTGVYSHLVQEDIFDYLHTRPKVDLILATDVLIYIGALSPLFKQVSHCLTQQGIFAFSTEACDNDWQLTPSGRFQHSLSHVLTLAKAHHFQLLHHEPCVIRSEHDQPVHGEIYIFKTI
- a CDS encoding RMD1 family protein — its product is MDRVTAICLCKEFEFRKLSEFFIREHEGFVYRGALTGRYDGHLVVVFDFGCLVTWGHTPQQLEAIKQLVFPYMNTPLSQIVVDEFSSETTDLAMIKNDHIRLAGGDDLEKLAFSFGLAQSVKLDEFEQRAEQTISDTYHIPKRIADHGVSGLSRREIAQLRGRLFVAQSDINLKFDLLDTPEFFWEFPELEDRYTMSSNYLDVKRRIDVLNKRLEVIHGILEMLAEEHNHSHSATLEWIIIWLIAFEVVVFFAHDIFKWF